The following proteins come from a genomic window of Rutidosis leptorrhynchoides isolate AG116_Rl617_1_P2 chromosome 10, CSIRO_AGI_Rlap_v1, whole genome shotgun sequence:
- the LOC139871392 gene encoding probable serine/threonine-protein kinase PBL23, with protein MSLEDIKMATQDFKSVIGGGGGFSRVYKGEVLRGQDNIHYTIVAKKLDTSGGQGDKQFYNELEILCSYNHQNIISLVGCEETDEKVIVYEYASWGSLDQHLKSARLTWRNRVKICIDVSTGLEYLHRGVGGRIVNFGKSGNTPKLEKLELVHTDVFGPMNVESHGGSRHYVTFIDDSTQKSDNGGEYGSLEFR; from the exons ATGTCACTTGAAGATATTAAAATGGCAACACAAGACTTCAAAAGTGTCATTGGAGGAGGAGGAGGCTTCAGCAGGGTATACAAAGGAGAAGTTTTACGTGGACAGGATAATATACATTATACCATTGTTGCAAAGAAGTTGGACACAAGTGGTGGTCAAGGAGATAAACAATTTTACAATGAGCTAGAAATTCTTTGTTCGTATAACCATCAGAATATTATCAGTCTTGTAGGATGCGAAGAAACAGATGAAAAAGTTATTGTTTATGAATATGCATCATGGGGAAGTCTAGATCAACATTTGAAATCTGCCAGACTTACGTGGAGAAACCGGGTTAAGATATGCATTGATGTATCAACCGGACTTGAGTACCTTCATAGAGGTGTAGGAGGACGCATA GTGAATTTCGGGAAATCGGGGAATACGccaaagttggagaaattggagctagttcatacggaCGTGTTTGGACCAATGAATGTAGAATCACACGGAGGTTCTCGCCATTATgttaccttcattgacgactctacTCAAAagtcagataatggaggagaatatggtagtcttgagtttagaTAA